Proteins from a genomic interval of Cucumis melo cultivar AY chromosome 7, USDA_Cmelo_AY_1.0, whole genome shotgun sequence:
- the LOC103501205 gene encoding uncharacterized protein LOC103501205 yields MRQLEQLSPSMRHELEAMGRHRWTRAFFRRKRYQVITTNISEKSIRSLVQKWFYEHHTKWSFQRTELSIYVEDMIRESLGESRSMNIYPVDQHEFEVRHRKEQFVVNILNRTCSCRQWGLDLIPCSHACIALSTRNLNLHLYTDKFYYVSNLINLYKKGMRPIGSANQIRNTHQGRNDRILPLQVKRPAGRPKKKRFTSFLDKKATVHCSKCGKKRS; encoded by the exons ATGAGGCAACTCGAACAACTATCTCCATCAATGAGGCATGAGTTGGAAGCAATGGGAAGACACAGGTGGACTAGGGcattttttagaagaaaaagatACCAGGTTATTACCACCAACATCTCTGAAA AATCAATTCGTAGTTTGGTTCAAAAATGGTTCTACGAACATCATACCAAATGGAGTTTCCAACGCACAGAACTTTCAATATATGTAGAAGATATGATTCGAGAATCTTTAGGGGAAAGTCGCTCAATGAAT ATATATCCTGTAGACCAACATGAATTTGAAGTCCGCCATCGTAAGGAACAATTTGTTGTCAACATTTTAAATCGGACATGCTCATGTCGTCAATGGGGCCTTGATTTGATCCCTTGTTCACATGCATGTATAGCATTGTCCACAAGGAATCTTAATCTCCATTTGTACACTGATAAGTTCTACTATGTCTCAAATTTGATAAACCTGTACAAGAAGGGAATGCGTCCTATTGGTAGTGCAAACCAAATTAGGAATACGCACCAAGGTCGCAATGATAGAATACTTCCACTACAGGTTAAACGTCCAGCTGGAAGACCAAAAAAGAAGAGGTTTACTTCATTTTTAGATAAAAAAGCCACTGTTCATTGCAGCAAGTGTGGTAAAAAAAGGTCATAA